A stretch of the Mesorhizobium sp. Pch-S genome encodes the following:
- a CDS encoding extracellular solute-binding protein → MSVKNHLSILAAASAFSLLATASSWAEGSLSIYAWADSIAPEAVAKFEKETGIKVTVDAFSSNEDLLTKLQAGSSGYDIVTPSQHFVKIMIDSGLLEDIGASSMPAFQQILPEWQKQWWDPTGNYSVPLAYGNAGFTVNRNLYKGPVDSWKVYFEPSEELKGKIASLAQPDEVIPAAQNYLGIPYCSEDPKEMKRVLDLLQAQKPFVAAYSSDNIENRIGGGEVAMHFWWDGNTMRVRRNDKANVEYAMPKEGLVGWLDSYVVPKGAANLDNAKKFIDFMAKEENATIEYNYYGHSSPVKVDASKALYNKENAPELFPTAPVKMGQACSPAAQELVTKVWTQLLQ, encoded by the coding sequence ATGTCCGTGAAAAACCATCTCTCGATTCTGGCCGCGGCCAGCGCATTCAGCCTTCTCGCCACTGCCTCGTCGTGGGCGGAAGGATCACTCTCGATCTATGCCTGGGCAGACTCCATTGCCCCTGAGGCAGTGGCAAAATTCGAGAAAGAAACCGGCATCAAGGTCACCGTCGACGCCTTCTCCTCGAACGAGGATCTGTTGACCAAGCTGCAGGCCGGCTCCTCGGGCTACGACATCGTCACGCCGTCACAGCATTTCGTGAAGATCATGATCGACAGCGGCCTGCTCGAAGACATCGGCGCCAGCTCGATGCCAGCTTTCCAGCAGATTCTGCCGGAATGGCAGAAGCAATGGTGGGATCCGACCGGCAATTATTCGGTGCCGCTCGCCTACGGCAATGCCGGCTTTACCGTCAACCGCAACCTCTACAAGGGTCCAGTCGACAGCTGGAAGGTCTATTTCGAACCGTCCGAGGAACTGAAGGGCAAGATCGCCAGCCTGGCCCAGCCCGACGAAGTCATTCCCGCCGCGCAGAACTATCTCGGCATCCCCTATTGCAGCGAGGATCCGAAGGAGATGAAGCGCGTGCTCGACCTGCTGCAAGCGCAGAAGCCGTTCGTCGCCGCCTATTCGAGCGACAACATCGAAAACCGCATCGGTGGTGGCGAAGTGGCCATGCATTTCTGGTGGGATGGCAACACCATGCGGGTGCGCCGCAACGACAAGGCCAATGTCGAATACGCCATGCCAAAGGAGGGCCTCGTCGGCTGGCTGGATTCCTACGTCGTGCCCAAGGGAGCGGCCAATCTCGACAACGCCAAGAAGTTCATCGACTTCATGGCCAAGGAAGAAAACGCCACCATCGAGTACAACTACTACGGCCATTCATCGCCGGTGAAGGTGGACGCCAGCAAGGCGCTCTACAACAAGGAAAACGCGCCTGAGCTTTTCCCGACCGCACCGGTCAAGATGGGCCAGGCCTGCTCGCCGGCTGCCCAGGAGCTGGTCACCAAGGTCTGGACCCAGCTTCTGCAGTAG
- a CDS encoding branched-chain amino acid ABC transporter permease: MSAQTSSEIPGSGQAAAVVVAGQLLGAAFLYLILKAEGGWQVIGLLALLGAGFYLIEKRPQITDFVTASFARVPVVALATAVAVVLLFPFAVGNNTYVLHLLIVAQLYAVLALALNFQLGSANIPNFATGASYGIGAYVSALLAINFGISFWLTLPAAAIAATLFGFLIGIPSMRTRDTYLALVTIAFGVVVQQLLNNFDWTGGPNGLVGIPAPSLFGHSFASPLVVFGWKLPSQANFYYLSALLVVVAIVTAHRLHSSRIGLAWNALRADEIAARAQGINVAWFKVLAFAVDAFLAAFAGTIYAFYVSYISPDNFTFLVSVTIMTMVIVGGMDNIFGVIVGAFLLTILPEKLRAFSDYRLLFFGIVIIGFLMIRPQGLFPQRIRSYGESR; the protein is encoded by the coding sequence ATGAGCGCGCAAACATCTTCCGAAATACCAGGCTCGGGCCAGGCTGCAGCCGTTGTCGTTGCCGGCCAGCTTCTGGGAGCCGCTTTCCTCTATCTCATCCTGAAGGCAGAGGGTGGCTGGCAGGTGATCGGCCTGCTGGCGCTGCTGGGCGCGGGCTTCTACCTGATCGAGAAGCGGCCGCAGATCACCGACTTCGTCACGGCCAGCTTCGCGCGCGTGCCGGTCGTGGCGCTGGCGACCGCCGTTGCCGTCGTGCTGCTGTTTCCGTTCGCGGTCGGCAACAACACCTATGTACTGCACCTGCTGATCGTCGCGCAGCTTTACGCGGTGCTGGCGCTGGCGCTCAACTTCCAGCTCGGCAGCGCCAACATTCCCAATTTCGCGACCGGTGCCTCCTACGGCATCGGCGCTTACGTCTCGGCTTTGCTGGCCATCAATTTCGGCATCAGCTTCTGGCTGACCCTACCGGCCGCGGCGATCGCAGCTACGCTGTTCGGCTTCCTCATCGGCATCCCATCGATGCGCACGCGCGACACCTATCTCGCGCTGGTCACCATCGCCTTCGGCGTTGTCGTGCAGCAACTCCTGAACAATTTCGACTGGACCGGCGGTCCGAACGGGCTGGTCGGCATTCCGGCGCCATCGCTGTTCGGTCATTCCTTCGCCAGCCCGCTGGTGGTGTTCGGCTGGAAGCTGCCGAGCCAGGCCAATTTCTACTATCTCTCCGCCCTGCTGGTGGTGGTGGCTATCGTCACGGCGCATCGCCTGCATTCCTCGCGCATCGGCCTCGCCTGGAACGCGCTGCGCGCCGACGAGATCGCGGCGCGGGCGCAAGGCATCAACGTTGCCTGGTTCAAGGTGCTGGCTTTCGCGGTGGATGCGTTCCTGGCGGCGTTCGCCGGTACCATCTACGCCTTCTACGTTTCCTATATTTCGCCCGACAACTTCACCTTCCTGGTCTCCGTCACCATCATGACCATGGTGATCGTCGGCGGCATGGACAACATCTTCGGCGTCATCGTCGGCGCATTCCTGCTGACCATCCTGCCTGAGAAACTGCGCGCCTTTTCCGACTACCGGCTGCTCTTCTTCGGCATCGTCATCATCGGCTTCCTGATGATCCGCCCGCAGGGCCTGTTCCCGCAGCGCATTCGCAGCTATGGAGAGAGCCGGTGA
- a CDS encoding branched-chain amino acid ABC transporter substrate-binding protein, producing MLNRRRAFARISSLLAGSVFALSLGIAEASADQIKLGFIGPLSGGNAQQGLGARNGFLQAIDGANANGYPHQVEGVVLDDASDPAVGVSAAQKLINDPAVVGATGHWNSSVALATIPVFNRAQMPFIVWGAVSPKITEQNLPNVTRVTPTLVNENKPLAEAIAKEGKVKKIAIISDTTDYGAANTKWFGDFFKAAGGEIVFSDAAAVGTTDFRAMLTTAKAAAPDAIYFGGVVTEAALVRSQMADLGMGSLPMYGISGIYDPKFIEIAGGAAEGTIVGTPAVQTNPKLEAFYKAYEAKGYPDPAGSYAKYAYEATQILLEVIKEKGIEDKQALSEAIRAIKHEGILGTVSFDQDGQTQMPVEIDRFMVHDGKWVKM from the coding sequence ATGCTTAACAGGCGCCGCGCGTTCGCGCGCATATCTTCTTTGCTGGCCGGATCCGTATTCGCGCTTTCCCTCGGCATTGCCGAGGCCAGTGCCGACCAGATCAAGCTCGGCTTCATCGGCCCTCTGTCCGGCGGCAATGCACAGCAGGGCCTTGGCGCCCGCAACGGCTTCCTGCAGGCCATCGACGGGGCCAATGCCAACGGCTATCCGCACCAGGTGGAAGGCGTTGTGCTGGACGACGCCTCCGATCCCGCCGTCGGCGTTTCCGCCGCCCAGAAGCTGATCAACGATCCGGCAGTCGTCGGCGCCACCGGCCACTGGAACAGCTCGGTCGCGCTTGCCACCATCCCGGTCTTCAACCGCGCGCAGATGCCATTCATCGTCTGGGGCGCTGTCAGCCCGAAGATCACTGAGCAGAACCTGCCCAACGTCACGCGCGTGACGCCGACGCTGGTCAATGAAAACAAGCCGCTTGCCGAGGCCATTGCCAAGGAAGGCAAGGTCAAGAAGATCGCCATCATCTCCGACACCACCGACTATGGTGCGGCCAACACCAAATGGTTCGGCGACTTCTTCAAGGCGGCCGGCGGCGAGATCGTTTTCTCGGATGCGGCGGCGGTTGGAACGACCGACTTCCGCGCGATGCTGACGACAGCGAAGGCTGCGGCGCCGGATGCGATCTATTTCGGCGGCGTGGTGACGGAGGCCGCACTCGTGCGCAGCCAGATGGCCGACCTCGGCATGGGTTCGCTGCCGATGTACGGCATCTCCGGCATCTACGATCCGAAGTTCATCGAGATCGCCGGAGGCGCGGCCGAAGGCACGATCGTCGGCACGCCTGCCGTGCAGACCAATCCCAAGCTGGAGGCCTTCTACAAGGCCTATGAAGCCAAGGGTTACCCCGATCCGGCCGGCTCCTATGCGAAATATGCTTATGAAGCCACGCAGATCCTGCTCGAGGTGATCAAGGAAAAGGGCATCGAGGACAAGCAGGCGCTGAGCGAAGCCATTCGCGCGATCAAGCACGAAGGCATCCTGGGAACGGTCTCGTTCGACCAGGATGGCCAGACGCAGATGCCGGTCGAGATCGATCGCTTCATGGTGCACGACGGCAAGTGGGTCAAAATGTGA
- a CDS encoding branched-chain amino acid ABC transporter permease, protein MTELIVQQLVNWVTLGCIYALLAIGFSLIFGVLNVIHFSHGDVAMTSPFIALAAAQALAIAIGVSGPVWLIVSACIAVFAVGLIGVILDKVVIRRFRDAPAMMALVATVALGIVIRELIRHLYPQGSNPHAFPRLASGVALEIAGVQVGWFTLLVVALTLVLVVLLFAFLRLTPLGLRIRAASEDRIVARMMGIRDTRVFRATFFVASAIGAIAGLLFASYAGVTRFDFGVMAGLLGFSAAVIGGLGSMPGAILGGLIIAGIEVLAQTFVPDGASYRLVFVFLLVIGVLLFRPEGLLGRPVMVKV, encoded by the coding sequence ATGACGGAGCTGATTGTCCAGCAATTGGTGAACTGGGTGACCCTCGGGTGCATCTATGCTTTGCTGGCTATCGGCTTCAGCCTGATTTTCGGCGTCCTCAACGTCATCCATTTCTCGCATGGCGATGTCGCGATGACGTCGCCGTTCATCGCACTGGCCGCGGCGCAGGCGCTCGCCATCGCGATCGGCGTCTCCGGCCCGGTCTGGCTGATCGTCTCCGCTTGCATTGCCGTGTTCGCCGTCGGTCTCATCGGCGTCATCCTGGACAAGGTGGTGATCCGCCGCTTCAGGGATGCGCCGGCGATGATGGCACTGGTTGCCACCGTCGCGCTTGGCATCGTCATTCGCGAACTGATCCGTCATCTCTACCCGCAAGGCTCCAACCCACACGCATTCCCGCGGCTCGCTTCCGGTGTCGCGCTGGAGATTGCGGGCGTCCAGGTCGGCTGGTTCACACTGCTGGTGGTGGCGCTCACGTTGGTGCTGGTGGTCCTGCTCTTTGCCTTCCTGCGGCTGACGCCACTAGGCTTGAGGATACGGGCAGCGTCCGAGGATCGCATCGTGGCGCGCATGATGGGCATTCGTGACACGCGCGTGTTCCGCGCGACCTTCTTCGTCGCCTCGGCCATCGGCGCGATCGCCGGGCTGCTCTTTGCAAGCTACGCCGGCGTGACACGGTTCGATTTCGGCGTCATGGCCGGCCTGCTTGGTTTCTCCGCCGCCGTCATTGGCGGCCTGGGCTCGATGCCGGGTGCCATCCTCGGCGGGCTGATCATCGCCGGCATCGAGGTGCTGGCCCAGACCTTCGTGCCGGACGGCGCTTCCTACAGGCTCGTCTTCGTTTTCCTGCTGGTCATCGGCGTTCTGCTTTTCCGTCCTGAAGGACTGCTCGGTCGACCCGTCATGGTGAAGGTGTAG
- a CDS encoding ABC transporter ATP-binding protein encodes MNALLDVKDATMRFGGLVALNAVSFSIGRGEVLAVIGPNGAGKSTLFNVVTGVYRPTSGHVRFDGADITGHPSHEVVARGIGRTFQTSRLFSDLSVLDNVIIGMHTRTRTGVLGALFLPGASRREMAACVEKAELLLKASSGELFEQRHRPAGTLAQADRRRLEIARALASEPKLLLLDEPSVGMDEVETDALIADIRRLKTERPQLSVILIEHDMRVVEAFPDHVMCVDYGSKIAEGDFATVKSDQRVQEAYLGKAAVHA; translated from the coding sequence GTGAACGCCCTGCTGGACGTCAAGGACGCGACGATGCGTTTCGGCGGGCTGGTGGCGCTGAACGCAGTCAGCTTCTCGATCGGTCGTGGCGAAGTGCTGGCTGTCATCGGGCCGAATGGCGCGGGCAAGTCCACGCTGTTCAACGTCGTTACTGGTGTCTATCGCCCGACCTCTGGGCATGTGCGCTTCGACGGTGCCGATATCACCGGCCACCCGTCGCATGAAGTGGTGGCGCGTGGCATTGGCCGCACGTTCCAGACGTCGCGGCTGTTTTCCGACCTCAGCGTCCTCGACAACGTCATCATCGGCATGCACACACGCACCAGAACCGGGGTCCTGGGCGCATTGTTCCTGCCGGGAGCATCGCGGCGCGAAATGGCGGCGTGCGTGGAAAAGGCCGAATTGCTGTTGAAGGCAAGCTCCGGCGAACTCTTTGAACAGCGTCACCGACCAGCCGGCACGCTGGCGCAAGCCGATCGGCGCCGGCTCGAAATCGCCCGCGCGCTCGCCTCCGAGCCGAAGCTGCTCCTGCTCGATGAGCCTTCGGTCGGCATGGACGAAGTCGAGACCGATGCGCTGATCGCAGACATTCGCCGGCTGAAGACGGAACGGCCGCAGCTTTCCGTCATCCTCATCGAGCACGACATGCGCGTGGTCGAGGCCTTCCCGGATCACGTCATGTGCGTCGACTACGGCAGCAAGATCGCGGAAGGCGATTTCGCGACAGTGAAGTCCGACCAGCGCGTGCAGGAAGCCTATCTCGGAAAGGCGGCCGTCCATGCTTGA
- a CDS encoding ABC transporter ATP-binding protein, protein MDMSRPAPHQKAVEIKDVSKAFGNFQALKPVSFDIYENEFFTLLGPSGCGKTTLLRMIAGFEQPSTGEIALRGTNIQSLPPHKRRVNTVFQSYALFPHMTLEQNIAFGLENLGWPKERRMARVADMLRLVHMEKFASRKPQQLSGGQRQRIALARALAPEPEVLLLDEPLSALDLKLRQAMRDELRTLQRQTGITFVFVTHDQEEALDMSDRICVLGDGEIQQLGTPADIYEEPSNRFVADFIGETNFLDAEVISLEGDRATVSIPLGVTLTAPQKQASVGSKAVMSIRPEKISLSPQDSQIAADGTVVGANYLGGYTHYVVDASGTLLRVSKRNSQSRDRTLEVGQPVRLGFAAESARILGA, encoded by the coding sequence ATGGATATGAGCCGCCCCGCGCCGCACCAGAAGGCCGTGGAAATCAAGGATGTTTCCAAGGCCTTCGGCAATTTCCAGGCCTTGAAGCCGGTCAGCTTCGACATCTACGAAAACGAGTTCTTCACGCTGCTCGGCCCTTCGGGCTGTGGCAAGACCACGCTGCTCAGGATGATCGCCGGCTTCGAACAGCCTTCGACCGGTGAAATCGCGCTGCGCGGTACCAACATCCAGTCCCTGCCGCCGCACAAGCGGCGGGTGAACACCGTGTTCCAGAGCTATGCGCTGTTCCCGCACATGACGCTGGAGCAGAACATCGCCTTCGGCCTCGAAAACCTGGGCTGGCCGAAGGAGCGCCGCATGGCGCGTGTGGCCGACATGCTGCGCCTGGTGCATATGGAAAAGTTCGCCAGCCGCAAGCCGCAGCAGCTTTCGGGCGGCCAGCGGCAGCGCATCGCGCTGGCCCGCGCGCTCGCTCCTGAGCCCGAAGTGCTGCTGCTCGACGAACCGCTTTCGGCGCTCGACCTCAAGCTCAGGCAGGCCATGCGCGACGAGCTGCGCACCCTGCAGCGCCAGACCGGCATCACCTTCGTCTTCGTCACCCACGACCAGGAAGAGGCGCTCGACATGTCGGATCGCATCTGCGTGCTCGGCGACGGCGAGATCCAGCAGTTGGGCACGCCGGCGGACATCTACGAGGAACCATCCAACCGCTTCGTCGCAGACTTCATCGGCGAAACCAATTTCCTCGACGCCGAGGTGATCTCGCTCGAAGGCGATCGTGCCACGGTGTCGATCCCGCTCGGCGTCACGCTGACCGCACCGCAGAAACAGGCGTCGGTGGGCAGCAAGGCCGTCATGTCCATCCGTCCGGAAAAGATCAGCCTGTCTCCGCAGGACAGTCAGATCGCGGCCGACGGCACGGTCGTCGGCGCAAACTATCTCGGCGGCTACACCCACTATGTCGTGGACGCGAGCGGCACCTTGCTGCGCGTTTCCAAACGCAACAGCCAGAGCCGCGACCGCACGCTTGAGGTGGGCCAACCAGTTCGTCTGGGTTTCGCGGCGGAATCGGCGCGGATTCTCGGCGCATGA
- a CDS encoding ABC transporter permease yields the protein MSQRPKLPTWPRLSDWNVLGLLPAQLIMLLTLIIPVGIIILVSFSTRGPYGGFDYVFTTAPYKQILFNEGWSGELEFNPQYLIVVARTVILSLATTIICLTLSFPVAYFISLQKTSAKMLLIYLVTLPFWVSMIVRVYSWIIILGNDGVIAKALRALGITENMGSLLFTDTAMLIGLVYSYIPLMILPVFASIEKLDPALVEASHDLYGGRLTTLRRVILPLCRPGMAAGAILVFVPCLGAVLEPVLLGGGKTMMMGNLIQLQFGAARNWPLGAAISIVLMCAVMIFLLWRGIQAMRKESREDGA from the coding sequence ATGAGCCAGCGCCCGAAATTGCCGACCTGGCCAAGATTGTCTGACTGGAATGTTCTGGGGCTGCTGCCGGCGCAGCTGATCATGCTGCTGACGCTGATCATTCCGGTCGGCATCATCATCCTGGTTTCGTTCTCGACCAGAGGCCCCTATGGCGGCTTCGACTACGTGTTCACCACCGCGCCCTACAAGCAGATCCTGTTCAACGAGGGCTGGAGCGGGGAACTCGAATTCAATCCGCAATATCTGATCGTCGTCGCCCGGACCGTCATCCTGTCGCTGGCGACCACGATCATCTGCCTGACCCTGAGCTTCCCGGTCGCCTATTTCATCTCGCTGCAGAAGACCTCGGCCAAGATGCTGCTGATCTATCTGGTGACGCTGCCGTTCTGGGTCTCGATGATCGTGCGCGTCTATTCGTGGATCATCATCCTCGGCAATGACGGCGTGATCGCCAAGGCGCTGCGCGCGCTCGGGATCACCGAGAACATGGGCAGCCTGCTCTTCACCGACACCGCGATGCTGATCGGCCTCGTCTACAGCTACATTCCGCTGATGATCCTGCCGGTGTTCGCCTCGATCGAGAAGCTCGACCCGGCCCTGGTGGAAGCCTCGCATGATCTTTACGGCGGCCGCCTGACGACGCTTCGCCGCGTGATCCTGCCGTTGTGCCGCCCAGGCATGGCGGCGGGCGCCATCCTGGTTTTCGTTCCCTGTCTCGGCGCCGTGCTGGAACCCGTCCTGCTCGGCGGCGGCAAGACGATGATGATGGGCAATTTGATCCAGCTGCAGTTCGGGGCTGCCCGCAACTGGCCGCTCGGCGCGGCCATCTCGATCGTGCTGATGTGCGCGGTGATGATCTTCCTGCTGTGGCGCGGCATCCAGGCGATGCGCAAGGAAAGCCGGGAGGACGGCGCATGA
- a CDS encoding ABC transporter permease — protein sequence MTSNVRRYPGFGLFSLIFFVYLYLPIAVVVFYSFNANRIVSNWGGFSLHWYTTALSNAALVGAVKTSLFVATIATVLSTIVALMAALVLVRGRNVRFRRISETIVNLPLLLPEIVVAVAVLILFSEVGLTNGLLKLTIAHTTFCIPFAFLPIRARLQGMDADLEEAARDLYASAWVAFRRVTLPLILPGVFAGAMLAFVISMDDFITSNLLNSGGATTLPVYIFSLIKQGVSPQLNAISTLIMIVSVVLATVAFLLQRRQ from the coding sequence ATGACCAGCAACGTTCGCCGCTATCCAGGCTTCGGCCTGTTCAGCCTGATCTTCTTCGTCTACCTCTACCTGCCGATTGCCGTTGTGGTGTTCTATTCCTTCAACGCCAACCGCATCGTCTCCAACTGGGGCGGCTTCTCGCTGCACTGGTATACGACGGCGCTGTCGAATGCTGCGCTGGTCGGAGCAGTGAAAACGTCGCTGTTCGTCGCCACCATCGCCACTGTGCTTTCGACGATCGTCGCGCTGATGGCAGCGCTTGTGCTGGTGCGCGGCAGGAACGTGCGCTTCCGGCGCATCTCCGAGACCATCGTCAACCTGCCGCTGCTGCTGCCCGAGATCGTCGTCGCGGTGGCCGTGCTCATCCTGTTTTCAGAAGTGGGCCTGACCAACGGTCTGCTGAAACTCACCATCGCCCATACGACATTCTGCATCCCCTTCGCATTCCTGCCGATACGGGCGCGACTGCAAGGCATGGACGCCGACCTCGAGGAGGCGGCACGCGATCTCTATGCTTCGGCCTGGGTCGCCTTCCGGCGCGTGACGCTGCCGCTGATCCTGCCGGGCGTGTTCGCCGGCGCGATGCTCGCCTTCGTCATCTCGATGGATGACTTCATCACCAGCAACCTCCTGAATTCGGGTGGCGCCACGACCCTGCCAGTCTACATCTTCTCGCTGATCAAGCAGGGCGTCTCACCACAGCTCAATGCGATCTCCACGCTGATCATGATCGTTTCCGTGGTGCTCGCCACCGTCGCTTTCCTGCTGCAGCGCCGGCAGTAA